In Pan troglodytes isolate AG18354 chromosome 5, NHGRI_mPanTro3-v2.0_pri, whole genome shotgun sequence, the sequence CACTATGGCCATAACTTTTGCACTTTGAGGTACAACAGCCAAATTAGCATaaatttcttgttctttcttcGCAATTATCCTGATAGATTTGTTCTTACTATAGGTTTTAGCAAGCTCagcatacatttttttcctttattaagtcaagaatttttacattttcacttaAAGCACTTCATAGTTGCTCTTTGACATATCTAAATTGCTATCTTGAGTTTTACTCTTTTATTgagtaaaataaatgttacttcAATACAAGCACTGCTATACTGTGGTAGTTGCtctgataactgagatggctaCAAGTGACTAACAAGTGGGTAGCACAGACAGcatggatacactggacaaaAGGATAATTCATGTCTCAGGAAGCATGAAGCAAGAAGGTGCAAGATtttatcatgctactcagaaaagcataaaatgtaaaacttaagagtggtttatttctagaattttccaaTTAACATCCTCAGACTGCGGTTGACTGCAGGTAATTAAAACTGCAGAAATTGAAACCACACATAAAAGGGGGCCACTGTACAAATCACTCAAATCCCCAATGGGTATTTGATCTTTGTCCTAGTGAAACCAACTCAATAGTCCCATAgacttttcttttggataaacataaaaattgacCTTTCTGATCTTAAAACTGGAAGCTTACATTTGtattatctgagttccttcctcagaaaaggaccttcaggcctctcaaaaaaagtatcaaagaactgaaactcaccagatcaccatATCCTGACAATGAGATGCCTGACCCCTCGTTCATCATGACTTCTTTGGTGTCCCTCCCTAGTTATTGTTTTattacacattgttacatttcttccttgcTATATAAACACCTAGTTTTAGTGGGTCAGGGAGACGCATTTGAGACTAAACTTCCATCTTCTTCactgcagcacctgattaaagccttcttccttggctaTATttattgtctcagtgattggctttctgcaCGGTAAGCAACAGGCTCTAGGCCCAACCCATGGTGTTTCACTATCACTAGCATGGGATTCCTGTTTTGATcattaattttagttaatatggTAGACATTCCCACTAGGTTCACAAAATTTCCGattaaaatagtaacaaaaacaacacaaGCAAAATAATAATCCTGAAccagtagtttttaaaaacaagtatttttGGTTACCTGGTAAAATTTGACACAGGGTGaatttaaactttgtttttagaTAGAAAACAAATTCTAGTCTTCATGTTTTTCACCATATTTTAATATTAGAGAAACTACTGGTACTGCCTAATATTTATATTGAGGTTTAAATTACAGACCTTAATGCATTTTCCTATTCCATCCAGAGCTAAGTAAGAAAATGCTAATAAGCCCAGGCAATGTTTTGTGAGTCTAAATTCTTTACCCAAAGTTCAGATTGTATTTAAACCCACTTCTTAATGAATCAGTTCTTAATGGATCAATGTTTAGATTGTATTTAAACCCAGTTCTTAATGAATCAAAAATGGATCTAATATCCCTTTTTGAACGAGGTTCTTGCAAGGTGACAGAGGAAGGGCTAGTGAGATTATCAGTATTCTCCTGAACTTATACTTTTAGCTCTTGCTTAGGCTTTTTGCGTCTTGACTCCAATAATCTGATGGTGATATTTAGACAACTGATAAGTCCATAAATATTGATTTTCATGAATCAAGTTTCTAATGAGATCATGGCTAAATTGGGAAACATTCAATTGTATAAGTTTAGGTGGCCCAAGACAGATTAAAACTAGACCTAAAGTAGGGCAAACATAGCTCCAGATATGCTTATATCAAAACTGTTAGTTGGGAAAAATAAGAGAATTTCTATCTCATTCCATTGTATATGAAATTAACACTCGCAAAGGAAGATAGCAATATTggcttatatatttaattatttatttcagaaGTCCTAATTATATTCCCACACCTCTCTGCACTGATGCACATGTAACTTCTTTGTTCAGAGGTATGCCTTTCTTTTCAAAACATATCATCTTCTTCATACAACCTCTCAGTGCAGCAAATTTTTCTTGGTGAGGAACATATGTCTATTTGCTTTTCAATCTCAAGACAGTCTCTTTTACAACGACCGTAACGTTTGGTGCAACGATCAGCATCCACCAAGGTACATGTGGCTACAGTAAAAGAAGAGTAACAGAAATTACTAATCTTTTATTTAAGCATATATTACTTCTGATTTCATAGAATAGGATGTGTACATTGTACCAAGtttagaaaataccaaaaaaaaaaataaatccatgtatatCTTATACCCCATGTATATATAACTGTTTTATACCCCAAGTATATATAACTATCTTATACcccatgtatatataaaattaaaacttgttttaaaattaatatatgattaAAAACTTCATGACACATAttattctcaaaaaaaattcaagatatttGTAGAGCTACATGACAATGTGTATAATCTTTCAGCTATTTTTGGACAATCATATCAtatctaaaatttttaatattttaggatTATGATAATgtggtttacatattttaatacttATATGATATCTCCTTATGATAGttgtaaaaatgtttaattttagagTTTTGGTACTGCCACAAAAATTTATGCAATTTTTGCCCcattgcaattttaatttttatgtcttaATTTATCTTGaatacttttccttctttttatacaattttttacATGCTTTGTTGATTATATaactggaattttttaaaattaataagttcataagaattttaaaaatatattgtggaTAGTAACTTTTATCTGTCATATATGTCACCAATTGGTCTTCcttagttgttgttttttatattgttagtTATGGATTTTAAACAATTACATTTTCATTACAAGATACataaatattcaatttaaaaaatgtaaacaattttgtatttttatatgcaGAAACGtacaaaaataatctattttaatgtattattctaatttcaaaataagaaattctTGCATAGATTTTTTCAtcatagtattttatttattatagtatttttctctttatatcaaCTGTACTTGTCAGATATGTAGctaacttcatttcttttaaatgattaaataattattccacactatttattaaaataatttcttcaccTCTTTAAATGATTTTCAGTGTATGCTTAATGTTGTTATATGCTAAACTCACAAACTCTAGATCTCTTTCAGCTATCAATTGCATTTTATGAATATAGCTATGGATTTTTGAAACAGAAACAGCTTAGATTACAAAAATGTGTAATAGAAACAGCAGATGctttattgtgttttatttctttatgtatgaactttaaaaagaaaatcaaacaaactTGCCGAAGAGTACCCAAAAATAAATGCTCAGCTAAGAGTGTTATTAAACATTAGGGACCTATGTAAACACTACCcaagtcaagaaatagaacatttccgGCACACTTGTGCCCCCTTACAATTACTATTCCTTTcactctttcatttaaaaaaaaattgtcttgatttatattttgtttaagcCTGCTCATTTTAAAGCTTTATGTGAATGCAACAGTACAGCACATATATTTTTACATCTGATTTTATTCACTCACAATATTGTATTTTgagatttgttcttgttttgtatAACTATAATTCTTCCATGTTCATTATCATATAGTGGACTGTTACATACATATACGATATTTTAGCCTTATCTGCTGATGAATATTCAGGTTGTTTCCCATTTTTGAATACTTTTGTACTTGACTCTTGGGGCACATGCTCAGGCATTTTTGTTGGGCATATCCCTAAGGGTGAAATACAATGGTAAGGTGTCTACATAGCTTCAACATTAATAGATAATGCCAAACATATGTTCAAATAATTGGTGCTAACTTAAACTTCCAGAAGCATTGCATATAGTTTCAGACATCTAAAATCTAAGAAATgcttgatattttcaatttagtaATTATGATGTGAATGTAATGACACCTCATATATCTTAacccattttatatttcataataaaatgccaATTTTTCTGATTACTGAAAAAGGGTaacatattttcttatgtttactgACCTAATAAATATCTATCATTTAGAAAGTGATCCATCTTTGGTTTTCTATTGGACAGTCTgtcttttttatattgttttatgtatgttctttatatattctagttgtGTTCCTTTTGTATGCTAAATATATTGAACATATTTTTCTCCATATAGAGCTTGCTTTTTTTAGTTGGTGTTTTTTGACTGACAAAAGTTTCCAAATTTTAATGTAGTCAATACTATTTTTTCTACTGATTAAGAAATACTACTACTTGTATGTTAAAATTGTTAGTAAATTCTTTTACATTAACTTGCATGCtttattgttttgcctttttccaTGCTTGCATCTCAGGTTATTTGGAATGAGATTTTGGATGTGGTAAGAGGCAATAGTcaagtttcattttttcttcatatggctatgCAATGGAACCAGCCCTATTTATTGAAAAGCTTATTTATTACATTGTTCTGTAGTGCCATCTTTatctgtttctgggttctctattcttcattgatttattcaaaaatttatatgtattagataatttctgaaaaaattaCATCATAATGaatctgaacaacaacaaaaagaaatagaaaatctaaatgtTTCCAAATTCATTAAGGGAATAGAATCCAATAATTAAGCTTCTATAGGGAAAATACCCAGCCCAGATAggttcactgttgaattctaaacatttaaagaagaaataacaccaatTATACATAAACTTTTCcagataatagaaaataaaaggatgtttctaacttattttatgagatcAACAATACCTGGTACTAAAACTGATCAGgacattacaagaaagaaaattactcaTTAATACAGATGCAAAAAGTTTCTTGTTCACAATATTCTCCCATGATCATTTTGATATCTGTAGCATATATACTAATATCTCTGATAAAGTTTAGTTTTGCCTTCACTTTTTCTTTACAGTTTTGTCAAAGctttattaattttgttagtcttttcaaaaaacaaaatgtggccttctttattttctctagtGTCTGTTTTCTACTTATATCTAATTATGTCTTATTATATGCTTGTAactgtcattttaatttgattttcttttttaacttcatcagttaaaattttagttacatttttagttttaattctttttagatATATGGATATAACTGTATTAATTTCCTTGTAAACCCTACTATGAACTTtgatttatctcatttttattactattcagttcaaaatattttctaatatccaTTTGATCATCTTATAGATTCTGTTATTGATATTCCAAGAAATATACACTGCTGTTCTCAGTTCATTCAGTTTCTCTAGGGTCTAATTACTTTCAAGCCTTCACTTTTGAgacttataaataaatttaatatattatagttttcttaacaatttaaatatctagaagaaaactcagtccaaaaaaattgaaagatcttatcttcattatctcattttatctacATATTTGGAGAATGAGGTGGGTACAGTACACCAGTATAATGATATTATCAATGAGGAAACCAAGATTCAATATAATAAAGACACTTATTTAATTGATAAGATTGCATTAAAAATTTGCATTCtacaattaataatttattatttctatttctagtgaGAAGTTTTACACAAATATAACAGAGACATCTATCTTACCTGGTAGAATGAAGGTCACATAACACAGAGAATGGAGATAGTCAAAGATCCTCATTCTGTAGAAAGAAGTTGTTGAAAGACTTGATAACAGAATATAGAGACTAGAGAACTTTCCAAAACCCAAAAGACATTTACTATTTATAGTTTTCTCATGGAAGAGAAACTCTCGTTATCctgaaattgttttaattttgtgtGCCTGTCTCTGCTCCAATGACTATGGCTGTGGGCAGAATTACCCAAATTGAAAACACTTGAAAATAATAGAGCTTTTGGGAGGAATCCCTCTGTGAATGATAGCTGTAAACATGGTATCTTCCTATCATTGCTAATTAATTAATGATCAACGCAAAGGGGCATCCATAGAATAAATTTAAGGTAAATACTTATTTACTACTTCAGAAATAAAACAGCTGAACATTGTCCATTAATCTGCTGATTACTTTTCAAAACTTACTGTAATCACTAATCTGGTGTGTCAATTCATCAATATGCCTGCATAtcaaaaagttttaattatatCATGTTATCCCATTAATTTCCCCCAAATTATTCATTTACAAGACCCA encodes:
- the DEFB114 gene encoding beta-defensin 114, which encodes MRIFDYLHSLCYVTFILPATCTLVDADRCTKRYGRCKRDCLEIEKQIDICSSPRKICCTERLYEEDDMF